In Triticum dicoccoides isolate Atlit2015 ecotype Zavitan unplaced genomic scaffold, WEW_v2.0 scaffold268916, whole genome shotgun sequence, one genomic interval encodes:
- the LOC119345701 gene encoding putative E3 ubiquitin-protein ligase SINA-like 6, whose protein sequence is CDDGHLMCSSCRGAHGEDCGRVAAPCRLADAYAGAVKLPCDYVKFGCEAGLVVYHDSVDHRRACQHAPCCCPERDGPWGGGGCDFTGSREMLLEHISTNHSRQVILMRHGQTGRLSLPLARRWQVLVDQDDMANRHRSVFLVILAERDKDAAVSLVCVRADGDAPGAPQFSYKLAVEHSGSGARVTFELPVMKSSSLPAGTPWPDEFTSLSVPKAYLSDDIVPLNIHIDKH, encoded by the coding sequence TGCGACGACGGTCATCTGATGTGCTCGTCCTGCCGCGGCGCGCACGGCGAGGACTGCGGCCGCGTCGCCGCCCCCTGCCGCCTGGCAGACGCCTACGCCGGCGCCGTCAAGCTGCCGTGCGACTACGTCAAGTTCGGCTGCGAGGCGGGGCTCGTCGTCTACCACGACTCCGTGGACCACCGCCGCGCGTGCCAGCACGCGCCCTGCTGCTGCCCTGAGCGCGACGGGCCCTGGGGCGGCGGTGGCTGCGACTTCACCGGCTCCCGGGAAATGCTCCTCGAGCACATCTCCACGAACCACTCCCGCCAGGTCATCCTCATGCGCCACGGCCAGACGGGGAGGCTCAGCCTGCCACTGGCACGGCGCTGGCAGGTCCTCGTCGACCAGGACGACATGGCCAACCGGCATCGGAGCGTGTTCCTCGTGATCTTGGCCGAGCGCGACAAGGACGCCGCGGTGTCGCTGGTGTGCGTCAGGGCGGACGGCGACGCACCGGGCGCGCCGCAGTTCTCGTACAAGCTCGCTGTGGAGCACAGCGGCAGTGGCGCGAGGGTGACGTTCGAGTTGCCGGTCATGAAAAGCAGCTCCCTGCCTGCTGGCACGCCATGGCCGGACGAGTTTACCTCCCTGTCGGTGCCGAAAGCGTATCTGTCTGACGACATTGTCCCCCTCAACATCCACATTGACAAACAC